GAATGTATGCGATTGCGAATGCGCTATAGTTTGCTCAGCGCCTAGTAGCTCAAAAGCAGCTCGTATTCGGTGGCGGCAGCACCTGGATCGTCTAACTCAATGGCAACTCGAATCGGCTGCCGCTTCGGCATGGTTTTACTGCTGGCAATTTGGCCACGCAAATACTCATCAGGAGTAAATTGGCGCGCCGCAATCACGCGCTTATTTTGATCGCGAAACATCAGCTCAATATTTGGAAATGGCTGTCGTATGGTTGCATGATTGGTGATAACCGTCTCGATCACCAAGGCATTATTGTAGACAGCATGACTTTTTTGATGCGTGTTGCTGGCAGAAATATCATTAATATCGAACTGCGGCGGCAACTCACATTGCAGCCATTCACACATCTGCAAATAACCCGAGCGCAGCTCTGGGTGACGCGACCAATCATCGCGCTTAAAATATAAGGTTTGTGTGATTAAGCCTGCCAATAAACAGAGCAATAGTAGCGTCCAGGCCATCGACGCTAAGGTTGAGAAATCACGTCGCGTTTCAAGCTCTAGCGGTTCCGGCGTAATACGGCCAAGCAGACCTGACTTATCAAGTTCTGCATCGGCATCAGCATTGTCGAGCAATAGCGCATCAGAGAACTCATCAATATTATTCGGGTCGTCGATCGGCTTAACCAAATCCGGCATAGCCTCTG
The Pseudomonadales bacterium genome window above contains:
- a CDS encoding DUF3426 domain-containing protein encodes the protein AIQKSGEGNFFADDEVDVIADEVLDEVDESWADELLDEAEAMPDLVKPIDDPNNIDEFSDALLLDNADADAELDKSGLLGRITPEPLELETRRDFSTLASMAWTLLLLCLLAGLITQTLYFKRDDWSRHPELRSGYLQMCEWLQCELPPQFDINDISASNTHQKSHAVYNNALVIETVITNHATIRQPFPNIELMFRDQNKRVIAARQFTPDEYLRGQIASSKTMPKRQPIRVAIELDDPGAAATEYELLLSY